In the genome of Mangifera indica cultivar Alphonso chromosome 9, CATAS_Mindica_2.1, whole genome shotgun sequence, the window ATCAAGATCGGTTGATGGAGGTGCAATTTGAATCTGGTCACCTGCCTTGAAAGGATCATCTTGAGGTCCAAGACAAGTTGGTGTTGTTCCCAAATCTTGCAACCTGAGATCATCAGACCAAATCAAAGGACTCTTGCTGCTTCCACAATAAGGACTAGGCCTCTTCTTTCCAAGACAAAGATTATCATTATTTGGCATGAATCCATCAAGCGATGGCCTATCCATGTTGTGTTGCAAATCAAGCTGTTCACCGCCGTAAATGTTAAGGTCTTGAAATGGTGGAAAGTTGAGAGGGGACAAAATTCTTTCATTGTTCCCACGTCAGGAACTCCCTGATTTTGCATTCCTTTATAACCTCCTGCACCATTCATGTTTTCACCTGCTAGGGTTTGACAAGCTTTCTCCAAAATAGATTGCATATATTTCCCTTGAGCTTCAATTCGTAGTTGAAGGTGTCTCTGCACCTGCccgtataaaaaatattatatggaGAATCAGGAGAGAAAGAGTATATAAATTACATAtcctttataaatattattaccTCTAGCTGTTCTTGAAGTCTTCTGTGAACCTCCATTTGCATCCTAATCGCATCAACCATGTGTGAGTTACTGTAACGCACACATATTCCACAAGACAGAAGCAAGAATGGAAAGACAAACTTAGGTGAtcaatgtgttattatatatattttggaaaataCCTAATTTTCTAGAGGTTGAAAACTGATTATACAGAggaataaaattaaagagatagagatcttgaggttaattaattaattaattagcacATACTCATTCATACTGCGGCTTATCATGGCAGATGAAGATGCAGTGTTTCGTTGAAGATCTAATGCCGAAGCTGCCACCAAAACCAACATCATAAAAAGAGAATtgtgaattatatatttaaagggaaagaaaagaagaagaaaaaaaccctagaaatcAAAGTGGGCTGTCTGTCTCTCTTAGACTCTTACCATCCTTTATGGAGTGATCATTGAATTCCTTGTGAGGTTGCTTTCCAAGCCTGAATTTCTAAAGCATagagaagaaaacaataatcaaaagaaaagaaaagaaaaattaaatcaagccAAGCACCTGCTATCGAAAACATCGCAAAAGTGCATGGTTTTACAAAAGCAAAAGACCGAAAGAAGCTAAGATTGTACGTCCAATTCAAACCTGAAGATGACTTTTTAGGTGGTAAAGCGTAAGCCCCTTCACACCCATAACTCTCATGATAGTTTTTGGTGTGGCTTCtgcaaaattttgatcaaaaaatgaaacaaatatgagaattgaaagaatatataa includes:
- the LOC123225241 gene encoding LOW QUALITY PROTEIN: myb family transcription factor IPN2-like (The sequence of the model RefSeq protein was modified relative to this genomic sequence to represent the inferred CDS: deleted 2 bases in 1 codon), yielding MFQHKKPSTMNSHDRSMCVQGDSGLVLTTDPKPRLRWTVELHERFVDAVTQLGGPDKATPKTIMRVMGVKGLTLYHLKSHLQKFRLGKQPHKEFNDHSIKDASALDLQRNTASSSAMISRSMNDNSHMVDAIRMQMEVHRRLQEQLEVQRHLQLRIEAQGKYMQSILEKACQTLAGENMNGAGGYKGMQNQGVPDVGTMKEFSPLNFPPFQDLNIYGGEQLDLQHNMDRPSLDGFMPNNDNLCLGKKRPSPYCGSSKSPLIWSDDLRLQDLGTTPTCLGPQDDPFKAGDQIQIAPPSTDLDSISDMYETKPVLSGDTISTDQKKFEAPATTKLERPSPRRTQISTERMNPMMNNGGMSQGRNSPYG